A window of the Tachyglossus aculeatus isolate mTacAcu1 chromosome 2, mTacAcu1.pri, whole genome shotgun sequence genome harbors these coding sequences:
- the TPP1 gene encoding tripeptidyl-peptidase 1, producing the protein MSGDRSHASVMLLGLLGLYLSSSSYGVSGWTPEPDQSLQVPPSWTPVGRLGPEEPVVLTFALKQQKLDQLKELVLAVSNPTSPHYGKYLTLDEVATLVRPSVLTLRTVNKWLVAAGARDCRTVATQDFLECRFTAGLAEQLLAGAEFHRYEAGGQRLVRSPRPYRLPESLAPHVDFVGGLHRFPSPSTVQQRARGQGLVEGLHLGVTPAVIRERYNLTTLDVGGTAANNSQACAQFLEQYFHATDLAKFMRLFGRGFRHQAAVERVVGPQGRGWAGLEASLDVQYLMSTGANISTWVFSNPGRHEAQEPFLQWLLALSNTSALPWVHTVSYGDDEDSLSSVYLDRVNAELMKAGARGLTLLFASGDSGAGCRTVASGTHVFRPSFPASSPYITAVGGTSFRNPFLVTDEVADYISGGGFSNAFPRPSYQEEAVSKFLHSSTRLPPSSYFNATGRAYPDVAALSDGYWVVSNGLPIPWVSGTSASTPVFGGILSLVNERRLLSGRPPLGFLNPLLYQLAAKGGPGLFDVTNGCHLSCLDETVQGQGFCSGPGWDPVTGWGTPNYPALLKALLLA; encoded by the exons GCTCCTAGGCCTCCTGGGCCTTTATCTTTCCTCCAGCTCCTATGGCGTCAGCGGCTGGACCCCTGAACCTGACCAGTCCTTGCA GGTGCCCCCCAGCTGGACCCCCGTGGGCCGCCTGGGTCCAGAGGAGCCAGTGGTTCTGACCTTTGCCCTGAAGCAACAGAAGCTGGACCAGCTGAAAGAACTCGTGCTGGCCGTGTCCAACCCCACGTCCCCCCACTATG GGAAATACCTGACCCTGGATGAGGTGGCCACCCTAGTCCGGCCGTCGGTGCTGACCCTGCGCACGGTGAATAAGTGGCTGGTGGCCGCGGGAGCGCGGGACTGCCGGACGGTGGCCACGCAGGATTTCCTGGAATGCCGCTTCACCGCAGG GCTGGCGGAGCAGCTGCTAGCAGGAGCCGAGTTCCATCGCTACGAGGCGGGCGGCCAGAGGCTGGTCAGATCTCCAAGGCCGTACAGGCTCCCGGAGTCGCTGGCCCCGCACGTTGACTTCG TCGGGGGGCTGCACCGCTTTCCGTCCCCCTCCACCGTGCAGCAGCGGGCCCGGGGTCAGGGCCTCGTGGAGGGCTTGCACCTGGGGGTGACCCCGGCCGTGATCCGCGAGCGGTACAACCTGACGACGCTGGACGTGGGCGGGACGGCGGCCAACAACAGCCAGGCCTGCGCCCAG TTCCTGGAGCAATACTTCCACGCCACCGACCTGGCCAAGTTCATGCGTCTGTTCGGCCGCGGCTTCAGACACCAGGCGGCCGTGGAGCGGGTGGTGGGGCCGCAGGGCCGGGGCTGGGCCGGACTGGAGGCCAGTCTGGACGTGCAGTATCTCATGAGCACCGGGGCCAACATCTCCACTTGGGTCTTCAGCAATCCCG GCCGCCACGAGGCCCAGGAGCCGTTTCTGCAGTGGCTCTTAGCGCTCAGCAACACCTCCGCGCTGCCTTGGGTGCACACCGTCAGCTACGGGGATGACGAGGACTCGCTGAGCAGCGTCTACCTGGATCGGGTCAATGCCGAGCTGATGAAGGCCGGGGCCCGAGGCCTCACCCTGCTCTTCGCTTCAG GAGACAGCGGTGCTGGCTGTCGGACTGTGGCCTCTGGGACTCACGTCTTCCGCCCCAGCTTCCCGGCTTCCAG CCCATACATCACAGCGGTAGGCGGGACGTCCTTCCGGAATCCCTTCCTAGTAACGGATGAGGTGGCCGACTACATCAGCGGAGGCGGCTTCAGCAACGCTTTTCCTCGGCCATCCTAccag GAGGAAGCGGTATCGAAGTTCCTGCATTCGTCTACCCGGCTACCACCGTCGAGCTACTTCAACGCCACCGGCCGGGCCTACCCGGACGTGGCGGCTCTGTCTGACGGCTACTGGGTGGTCAGCAACGGCTTGCCCATCCCGTGGGTGTCCGGCACCTCG GCCTCCACGCCGGTGTTCGGGGGGATTCTGTCTCTGGTGAATGAGCGGCGGCTGCTGAGCGGGCGCCCGCCTCTTGGCTTCCTGAACCCCCTACTGTACCAGCTGGCTGCCAAAGGTGGCCCTGGCCTGTTCGAT GTTACAAATGGCTGCCATTTGTCCTGTCTGGATGAGACGGTGCAGGGTCAGGGTTTCTGCAGTGGCCCTGGCTGGGACCCCGTTACAGGCTGGGGGACCCCCAACTATCCGGCTTTGCTGaaggctctgctccttgcctga